Proteins from one Clostridium cellulovorans 743B genomic window:
- a CDS encoding flavodoxin domain-containing protein produces the protein MKTLILFEKAYESTEEIAKRLALILGPANYCDISEFKEEYKDFDILIFGIAVYRKGISKKALEFIQANKQWIKDKKIALFYTTREERRQYSYTIRVKEQVGEALFMSKAFRNGTENIKAYARALKEKYELLIKKPENESLFSSIEAFIKEHNTLVLGTGYGKSIRVTPLEYVYIDKTFYSVTEGGEKFSNLIVNNEVALTVYDKFTSYDKRRGIQITGKAFLIPINSEEYKAILMEKNIEEKENISFCGSMHILKIKPEKAEFLNYEFEQEGYDIKQVYYFNG, from the coding sequence ATGAAAACCTTAATATTGTTTGAAAAAGCTTATGAATCTACAGAAGAGATAGCTAAAAGGCTAGCACTTATATTAGGACCTGCGAACTATTGCGATATCAGCGAGTTTAAAGAGGAATATAAGGATTTCGATATATTAATTTTTGGAATTGCCGTATACAGAAAAGGTATTAGCAAAAAGGCTTTAGAATTTATACAAGCTAATAAACAATGGATTAAAGATAAAAAAATTGCATTGTTTTATACAACTAGAGAAGAAAGAAGACAATATAGCTATACCATAAGAGTAAAGGAGCAGGTGGGAGAAGCATTATTTATGTCAAAGGCTTTTAGAAATGGAACTGAAAATATTAAGGCTTATGCAAGAGCTTTGAAAGAAAAATATGAACTTCTCATAAAAAAACCAGAGAATGAAAGTTTGTTTTCTTCAATAGAGGCATTTATTAAAGAACATAACACTCTTGTATTAGGTACAGGTTACGGCAAGTCAATAAGAGTTACACCATTGGAGTATGTATATATTGATAAGACATTTTATTCCGTTACAGAGGGTGGAGAAAAATTTTCTAATCTTATAGTAAACAACGAAGTAGCTTTAACTGTTTATGATAAGTTTACTAGCTATGATAAAAGAAGAGGTATTCAAATAACTGGTAAAGCTTTTCTTATCCCAATAAATTCTGAAGAATATAAAGCAATATTAATGGAAAAAAATATAGAAGAGAAAGAGAACATCAGCTTCTGTGGGAGTATGCATATCCTGAAGATAAAACCTGAAAAAGCAGAATTTCTAAATTATGAATTTGAACAAGAAGGATATGATATAAAGCAAGTATACTATTTTAACGGATAA
- a CDS encoding GNAT family N-acetyltransferase, which translates to MRILHDKGNHTFYLADTDGERIAEMTYIIKNGIMDINKTYVDEHLRETQIARYLVDMGASYARHEGYKIDASCSYANKVIQQYYPDLAAHPVLTV; encoded by the coding sequence ATGAGGATACTTCATGATAAGGGAAATCATACGTTTTATCTTGCTGATACTGATGGAGAAAGAATAGCTGAAATGACATATATTATAAAAAATGGTATAATGGATATCAATAAAACTTATGTGGATGAGCATTTAAGAGAAACTCAAATTGCTAGATATTTAGTAGATATGGGGGCATCATATGCAAGGCATGAGGGATATAAAATAGATGCGTCATGCTCTTATGCTAATAAGGTAATACAGCAGTACTATCCTGATTTGGCTGCTCATCCAGTATTAACTGTATAA
- a CDS encoding DNA-3-methyladenine glycosylase, translated as MKNKLTREFYDRDSLIVAEELLGKYLVKKDNNTELIGKIVEVEAYRGPEDKGAHSYNNRRTSRTEVMFGAPGYSYVYLIYGMYNCLNTVCEKEGIPQAVLIRAIEPLEAVNVMFKNRYGREAENPKESEIKNLTNGPGKLCKALNITKEHNKLDLLGEEIFITEGEIIKKEQIIRKPRIGIDYAEEYKDKPWRFYVENNKFVSKL; from the coding sequence ATGAAAAATAAACTAACAAGAGAGTTTTATGACAGAGATTCATTAATTGTAGCAGAAGAATTGCTAGGAAAATATTTGGTGAAAAAAGATAATAACACAGAACTTATTGGAAAAATTGTTGAGGTTGAAGCTTATAGGGGGCCGGAAGATAAGGGTGCTCATAGCTATAACAATAGAAGGACAAGCCGAACTGAAGTAATGTTTGGAGCCCCAGGCTATAGTTATGTGTATTTGATCTATGGTATGTATAATTGTTTAAATACAGTCTGTGAAAAAGAGGGAATTCCTCAAGCTGTATTAATAAGAGCTATTGAACCTTTAGAAGCTGTAAATGTTATGTTTAAAAATAGGTACGGAAGAGAAGCTGAAAATCCTAAAGAAAGTGAAATTAAAAATCTTACTAACGGTCCTGGGAAACTTTGCAAAGCACTTAATATAACTAAGGAGCATAATAAATTAGATTTACTTGGAGAAGAGATATTTATAACAGAAGGCGAAATTATTAAAAAAGAGCAAATAATAAGAAAACCTAGGATTGGGATAGATTATGCTGAAGAGTATAAAGATAAGCCTTGGCGATTTTATGTTGAAAATAATAAATTTGTATCGAAGTTATAA
- a CDS encoding LTA synthase family protein — MHEKFNSLKQQMKSLIRNSCFWFVTLMIFIKSVIFMWVVGSNYAAGLSIGGGFFSIPPYMTFIAFAIAMTSFALLFKGRGQLYSLLIINILCTVICIGHLWYYRGFSSFLNFFLFSMTSNLENLGATIVSLIKVVDMLFIIDIFISIFYIIKNKKAYKGVKRNVPAFIIVFFTSIIYLAFAHIKIDNFDRSINGQSLFLQSWAPTETMSNLGPVGYLVYDGYKYYENTKPYNLTEEEKVNIENWYKENNENLEDNKYSGIFKNKNLLIIQVESLENFVINQKINGQEITPNINKLLSNSIYFDNYHEQVWNGTSADCDLLVTANVFPVRSGATFFRYPGNYYPSSLPNIFNNAGYETESLHPDKAQYWNYKSALTSIGFKNFISEENYNVTEQINIGISDKNYFSEAIKFITELKEPFYAHTITLTNHAPFTLPDKEKKLDLPNNLKENVLGDYFQTVRYSDEQIATFLNNLDKAGKLDNTVVVIYGDHTGVHKYYDDKVNEVENREPWMDNNNWRIPFIIYSKDLAPETISVTGGQIDTLPTLAYLFGIPKDNYYYTMGRNLLNTKRDSTILADFTVIGNATEAEKEHLRKGMEISEPIVESNYFKNYK; from the coding sequence TTGCACGAAAAGTTTAATTCATTAAAGCAACAAATGAAATCTTTGATTCGAAACTCTTGCTTTTGGTTTGTCACCCTTATGATTTTTATTAAGTCTGTGATATTTATGTGGGTGGTGGGTTCTAACTATGCAGCAGGACTCAGTATAGGAGGTGGATTCTTTAGTATTCCGCCATATATGACTTTTATAGCTTTTGCTATAGCTATGACATCCTTTGCATTATTATTTAAGGGTAGAGGGCAGTTGTATTCATTACTTATTATAAATATTTTATGTACTGTAATTTGCATTGGGCATCTGTGGTACTATAGAGGTTTTTCAAGCTTCTTAAATTTCTTTCTATTTTCTATGACATCGAACTTAGAAAATTTAGGAGCAACAATAGTTTCGCTTATTAAAGTTGTAGATATGCTATTTATAATAGATATATTCATTTCGATTTTCTATATTATCAAGAACAAAAAAGCATATAAAGGTGTTAAAAGAAATGTACCTGCATTTATAATTGTGTTTTTTACTTCAATAATCTATTTAGCTTTTGCACATATAAAAATAGATAATTTTGATAGAAGTATAAATGGGCAATCACTTTTCCTACAAAGTTGGGCGCCAACAGAAACTATGTCTAATTTAGGACCAGTAGGTTATTTAGTTTATGATGGTTATAAGTATTATGAAAATACTAAGCCATATAATTTAACTGAAGAGGAAAAGGTAAATATCGAGAATTGGTATAAAGAAAATAATGAAAACCTTGAAGATAATAAATATAGCGGTATATTTAAGAATAAAAACTTGTTAATAATACAAGTTGAATCTTTAGAGAATTTTGTTATAAATCAAAAAATTAATGGTCAAGAAATTACTCCGAATATAAATAAGTTGTTAAGTAATTCAATATATTTCGATAATTACCATGAACAAGTGTGGAATGGAACTAGTGCTGACTGTGATCTTTTGGTAACAGCTAATGTATTTCCAGTTAGAAGTGGAGCGACTTTCTTTAGATATCCAGGAAACTATTATCCAAGTTCATTGCCTAATATATTTAATAATGCAGGCTATGAAACAGAATCCCTTCACCCTGATAAAGCACAGTATTGGAACTATAAATCTGCATTGACTTCTATAGGCTTTAAGAACTTTATTTCTGAAGAAAATTATAATGTAACTGAGCAAATTAACATTGGTATTAGTGATAAAAATTATTTTAGTGAGGCTATAAAGTTTATTACAGAGTTAAAGGAACCTTTCTATGCCCATACTATAACTTTAACAAATCATGCTCCTTTTACATTACCAGATAAAGAGAAAAAATTAGATTTACCAAATAATCTAAAGGAAAATGTACTTGGAGACTATTTTCAAACTGTTAGATATAGTGATGAACAAATTGCTACCTTCTTAAATAACTTAGATAAGGCTGGAAAATTAGATAATACAGTAGTAGTAATCTATGGCGACCATACAGGGGTTCATAAGTACTATGATGATAAGGTTAATGAAGTGGAAAATAGAGAGCCTTGGATGGATAACAATAATTGGAGAATTCCTTTTATAATATATTCAAAGGATTTAGCACCAGAAACCATCAGTGTTACTGGCGGTCAAATAGATACACTTCCAACTCTTGCTTATTTATTTGGAATTCCAAAGGACAATTATTACTACACTATGGGTAGGAACTTGCTTAATACAAAGAGAGATTCTACAATTCTTGCAGACTTTACTGTAATAGGTAACGCAACGGAAGCCGAAAAAGAACATCTAAGAAAAGGTATGGAAATTTCAGAACCTATAGTGGAAAGTAACTATTTTAAGAATTATAAATAA
- a CDS encoding DEAD/DEAH box helicase → MTKIKTFNELNLKDEILKAINDMGFEEPSPIQSESIPVGIEGYDLIGQAQTGTGKTAAFGSIILNNMSEKRRVPQALILAPTRELAIQVNEELVRIAKNMRLNILPIYGGQPIDRQLRALRNGVDIVVGTPGRVLDHLRRKSLNTEFVKFLVLDEADEMLNMGFIDDIEEVMKSLNEDRQTLLFSATMPDAIKRLSKRYMKSDAKLISIEKNTVTASTITQYYYEIKNSDRFESLCRIIDADEPEAAIIFCKTKKGVDELVSSMQRRGYVVEGMHGDMNQNQRMNTLKKFKESNLDFLVATDVAARGIDVENVTHVINYDLPQDAESYVHRIGRTGRANKEGKAYTLVTPREYIVLKQIEKTTKSKIKRNSVPTVDEIYDVKYKNVLNKVRDTIENEDLSKFIPYATELDDDYSLVDVAAALMKIAFSNELAYEYTTNALEVPEPMRNSSARGASRGQKRLFVSAGRRDNVSPKELVQFFKDSSRIQPRQIGDIAIMENFSFVNVDTSIVDDILKFSSGKRLKGRKINIEVAKERR, encoded by the coding sequence ATGACCAAAATTAAAACATTTAATGAATTAAACCTTAAAGACGAAATCCTTAAGGCAATCAACGACATGGGTTTTGAAGAGCCCTCACCAATTCAAAGTGAAAGTATACCTGTGGGCATAGAAGGCTATGATCTTATAGGTCAAGCACAAACTGGTACTGGTAAAACTGCCGCTTTCGGAAGCATCATCCTTAACAATATGAGTGAAAAGAGAAGAGTACCTCAAGCTTTAATCTTAGCACCTACTCGTGAACTTGCTATTCAAGTAAATGAAGAACTTGTAAGAATAGCTAAAAACATGAGATTAAATATTCTTCCTATATATGGTGGGCAACCAATAGACAGACAGTTAAGAGCACTTAGAAACGGTGTAGATATAGTAGTAGGAACACCTGGAAGAGTTCTTGATCACTTAAGAAGAAAATCATTAAACACTGAATTTGTTAAGTTTCTAGTACTTGATGAAGCTGACGAAATGCTAAACATGGGCTTTATTGATGATATTGAAGAGGTTATGAAATCACTTAACGAAGATAGACAAACCCTTTTATTCTCAGCAACAATGCCAGACGCTATAAAAAGACTTTCTAAACGCTATATGAAATCAGATGCAAAATTAATCTCTATTGAGAAAAACACAGTTACTGCATCAACAATAACTCAATATTATTATGAAATTAAGAATTCTGACCGTTTTGAATCTTTATGTAGAATAATAGATGCTGATGAACCAGAAGCTGCTATTATCTTCTGTAAAACAAAAAAAGGTGTTGACGAATTAGTTTCTTCGATGCAAAGAAGAGGATACGTTGTTGAAGGCATGCACGGAGATATGAACCAAAATCAAAGAATGAATACCTTAAAGAAATTTAAAGAATCAAACTTAGATTTCTTAGTTGCTACAGACGTAGCTGCAAGGGGTATTGATGTTGAAAATGTAACTCATGTTATAAATTACGACCTTCCTCAAGATGCTGAAAGTTATGTTCATAGAATCGGAAGAACTGGAAGAGCTAACAAAGAAGGTAAAGCTTATACCCTTGTTACTCCAAGAGAATATATTGTCTTAAAGCAAATTGAAAAAACAACAAAAAGTAAGATCAAAAGAAACTCTGTCCCTACAGTGGATGAAATATATGATGTTAAATACAAAAACGTCTTAAACAAAGTTAGAGACACTATAGAAAATGAAGATTTATCTAAGTTTATCCCTTATGCTACAGAACTTGATGATGACTATAGCTTAGTAGATGTTGCTGCAGCATTAATGAAAATAGCTTTTTCAAATGAATTAGCTTACGAATACACTACCAATGCTTTAGAAGTACCTGAACCAATGAGAAATTCAAGTGCACGTGGTGCTTCTAGAGGACAAAAACGTCTATTCGTTTCTGCAGGAAGACGTGATAATGTATCACCAAAAGAATTAGTTCAATTCTTCAAGGATTCATCTAGAATTCAACCAAGACAAATTGGTGATATTGCAATAATGGAAAACTTTTCATTTGTAAATGTAGATACTTCCATAGTAGATGATATACTAAAGTTTTCATCTGGTAAAAGATTAAAAGGTAGAAAAATTAATATTGAAGTTGCAAAAGAAAGAAGATAG
- the rd gene encoding rubredoxin, protein MKKYVCTVCGYIYDPEVGDPDNGVDAGTSWEQVPEEWVCPLCAQGKDAFEEE, encoded by the coding sequence ATGAAAAAATACGTTTGTACTGTATGTGGATATATATATGATCCAGAAGTAGGTGATCCAGATAATGGTGTTGATGCAGGTACATCATGGGAACAAGTTCCAGAAGAGTGGGTTTGCCCATTATGTGCTCAAGGAAAAGATGCTTTCGAGGAAGAATAA
- a CDS encoding DUF896 domain-containing protein, with protein MEKLIARINELYNKSKTVGLTEEEKEEQATLRRQYIDGIKGNVKAQLQTVEYKGPKRVN; from the coding sequence ATGGAAAAATTAATAGCTAGAATAAATGAGCTTTATAATAAAAGCAAGACTGTCGGGCTAACAGAAGAAGAAAAAGAAGAACAAGCAACTTTAAGAAGACAATATATCGATGGTATTAAAGGTAATGTTAAAGCACAGCTTCAAACTGTCGAATATAAAGGCCCAAAGAGAGTAAATTAA
- a CDS encoding ABC transporter permease, translating to MTKYILKRLVGSLVTLFIVITATFFLMRFMPGGPFTGEKKLDPAIQKNLEAAYGLDKPLLTQYGMYLEGIVHGDLGPSLKYKGRDVSWIITNAFPRSAKLGAVAVILSLVVGVFMGIISALNYKKWPDKVTMILATLGVTLPSFVIGTLFMYLFALKLRLLPATGLSTWRHYIMPSVALAGSSIAFISRLSRSRLVDVMKSDFIRTAKAKGLSKNKIIYKHALRNSLIPIVTYLGPLVAGILTGSFVIEKIFAIPGLGGEFVTTITNRDYTTILGVTLFYSAFLIISNLIVDILYVVIDPRIKLDDVEA from the coding sequence GTGACAAAGTACATTTTAAAAAGGTTAGTGGGGAGTTTAGTGACATTATTTATCGTAATTACAGCTACGTTTTTCCTCATGAGGTTTATGCCTGGAGGTCCATTTACGGGGGAGAAGAAACTAGATCCAGCGATACAGAAAAATCTTGAAGCTGCGTACGGATTGGACAAACCATTGCTTACACAATATGGTATGTATTTAGAAGGAATTGTTCATGGAGATTTAGGTCCGAGTTTAAAATATAAAGGAAGAGACGTTAGTTGGATAATAACAAATGCATTCCCAAGATCAGCTAAATTAGGAGCTGTTGCTGTAATATTATCACTAGTAGTTGGTGTGTTTATGGGAATTATATCAGCGCTAAACTATAAAAAATGGCCTGATAAAGTTACAATGATATTAGCAACTTTGGGAGTAACTCTTCCAAGTTTCGTTATTGGAACATTATTTATGTATTTATTTGCATTAAAGTTAAGATTGTTACCAGCTACAGGGCTAAGCACATGGAGACATTATATTATGCCAAGTGTAGCATTAGCAGGATCATCTATAGCATTTATATCAAGATTATCGAGATCAAGACTTGTGGACGTTATGAAGTCTGATTTTATAAGAACTGCAAAAGCTAAAGGACTAAGCAAAAACAAAATAATTTATAAGCATGCTTTGAGAAATTCTTTAATTCCGATTGTAACTTATTTAGGACCACTAGTAGCAGGAATATTAACTGGTAGCTTTGTTATTGAAAAAATATTTGCAATTCCAGGATTAGGTGGCGAATTTGTTACAACAATAACAAATAGAGATTACACTACAATCTTAGGAGTAACTTTGTTCTATAGTGCTTTCCTAATTATCAGTAACCTAATAGTGGATATACTCTACGTTGTAATCGACCCAAGAATAAAGTTAGATGATGTAGAGGCATAA
- a CDS encoding ABC transporter permease has product METKDKILLNADSKIDKELFARLSPEEQVPEEVIRPSVTYWRDVWKRLRRNKIALTGLIFIIVITLLSIFVPMLSSQGYSDNNLALTNKGPSLKHWFGTDKLGRDMFVRVFYGARYSLIIGFVASILNLIIGVVYGGIAGYCGGRVDTIMMRIVDIIYSIPMTIYVILLMVVLNGDPLINIIIALAISYWLSMARIVRGEILQLKQQEFVLAARALGGSGRRILFKHLIPNCLGPIIVTLTLQIPSAIFTEAFLSFIGLGIVPPKASWGTLANDAIETLKVAPYQLFFPALAISLTMLAFNLLGDGLTDALDPKMKG; this is encoded by the coding sequence ATGGAAACAAAGGATAAAATTCTTTTAAATGCGGATTCAAAAATAGATAAAGAGCTTTTTGCTCGCCTTTCTCCAGAGGAACAAGTTCCAGAAGAGGTAATAAGACCATCTGTAACATACTGGAGAGATGTATGGAAAAGGTTAAGAAGAAATAAAATTGCTTTAACAGGACTAATTTTTATAATAGTAATTACATTACTTTCAATTTTTGTACCAATGTTATCATCTCAAGGATATTCTGATAACAACCTAGCGCTTACTAATAAAGGACCATCTTTAAAGCATTGGTTTGGTACTGATAAACTTGGTAGAGACATGTTTGTGAGAGTTTTTTATGGTGCTAGATATTCATTAATTATTGGATTTGTAGCATCCATTCTTAACTTAATTATTGGTGTAGTATATGGTGGAATAGCTGGTTATTGTGGTGGAAGAGTTGATACTATAATGATGAGAATAGTTGATATAATTTATTCAATACCGATGACAATTTATGTAATATTACTTATGGTAGTATTAAATGGAGACCCTCTTATTAATATAATAATTGCTTTAGCAATTTCATATTGGCTATCAATGGCAAGAATAGTTAGAGGAGAAATACTTCAATTAAAGCAACAAGAATTTGTTCTTGCAGCAAGAGCACTTGGTGGAAGTGGAAGAAGAATATTGTTTAAGCATCTTATACCAAACTGCTTAGGACCAATCATCGTAACCTTAACACTTCAAATTCCATCGGCAATTTTTACAGAAGCTTTCTTAAGTTTTATAGGCCTTGGAATTGTACCACCTAAAGCTTCTTGGGGAACACTTGCTAATGATGCAATTGAAACTTTAAAAGTTGCACCATATCAGCTTTTCTTCCCAGCACTTGCTATAAGTCTAACAATGCTTGCGTTTAATTTACTTGGTGACGGACTTACTGATGCTTTAGATCCAAAGATGAAGGGATAG
- a CDS encoding ABC transporter ATP-binding protein, with the protein MEKTLLEVKNLKTSFFTEVGEVKAVGGVSFELKEGRVLGIVGESGSGKSVTMMSLMGLLDRNGKVVDGDILFDDKNLLKIGEKEMEKIRGNHIGMIFQDPMTSLNPVLTVGDQLTEPLIKHKNMKRSEAFAEAVKMLSLVGIPSPEKRMKQYPHEFSGGMRQRVMIAMALTCKPKLLIADEPTTALDVTIQAQILELMKDLKEKLNTSIILITHDLGVVAGICDDVNVMYGGLVVEQGPNDKIFYNPRHPYTWGLLESIPDTSSDNKERLKPIPGTPPDLLKPPVGCPFMARCKYAMKVCKEHRPPLFEVEPGHKAACWLNHSQAPKVDAPVGRGGVKVNE; encoded by the coding sequence ATGGAAAAAACGCTATTAGAAGTTAAGAATTTAAAAACCTCTTTCTTCACAGAGGTAGGAGAAGTAAAGGCTGTAGGAGGAGTAAGCTTTGAACTTAAAGAAGGAAGAGTTTTAGGGATAGTAGGTGAATCAGGTAGTGGAAAAAGTGTAACTATGATGTCACTTATGGGCCTTTTAGATAGAAATGGTAAAGTAGTTGATGGAGATATTCTTTTCGATGATAAAAATCTTCTAAAAATCGGGGAGAAGGAAATGGAGAAAATTAGAGGAAATCATATAGGTATGATATTCCAGGATCCTATGACTTCATTAAACCCAGTTTTAACTGTTGGAGACCAATTAACAGAACCACTTATTAAGCATAAAAATATGAAAAGATCAGAAGCTTTTGCTGAGGCTGTAAAAATGCTTTCTTTAGTAGGTATTCCAAGCCCAGAAAAGAGAATGAAACAATATCCTCATGAATTTTCAGGTGGTATGAGACAAAGAGTTATGATTGCTATGGCCCTTACCTGTAAGCCAAAGTTATTAATCGCTGATGAACCTACCACAGCTTTAGATGTTACAATACAAGCTCAAATTTTGGAACTTATGAAGGATTTGAAAGAAAAATTGAATACATCAATTATACTAATAACTCACGATTTAGGAGTAGTTGCAGGAATATGTGATGATGTGAATGTAATGTATGGAGGTCTAGTTGTTGAACAAGGCCCTAATGATAAAATATTCTACAATCCAAGACATCCATATACTTGGGGTCTTCTTGAGAGTATACCAGATACATCAAGTGACAATAAAGAAAGATTAAAGCCAATTCCAGGGACACCACCGGATTTATTAAAACCACCAGTTGGATGTCCGTTTATGGCTAGATGCAAGTATGCAATGAAAGTATGTAAAGAACATAGACCTCCACTTTTCGAAGTAGAGCCAGGTCATAAGGCTGCTTGTTGGTTAAATCATTCCCAGGCTCCAAAGGTTGATGCCCCAGTAGGTAGAGGAGGTGTAAAGGTAAATGAGTAA
- a CDS encoding ABC transporter ATP-binding protein, producing the protein MSNEQKLIEIQNLSKYFKVKKGILNRNATYLKAVDNVSLYINKGETLGLVGESGCGKSTLGRTVMKLYEPTSGKILYKGEDIAGLSQKQMIPFRRKIQMIFQDPYASLDPRMTVGDIIGEAIDIHKLSRGKEREERINSLLKTVGLNSEHKNRYPHEFSGGQRQRIGIARALAVEPEFIICDEPISALDVSIQAQVVNMLEDLQQELGLTYLFIAHDLSMVKHISNRIGVMYLGKLVELADSNEVYNKPLHPYTQALLSAVPIPDPEVAQSNQRIILEGELPSPIDPPSGCRFRTRCKYAKDICAQQEPEFKEVAKGHHVACHLY; encoded by the coding sequence ATGAGTAATGAACAAAAACTTATAGAAATACAGAATTTATCTAAGTATTTCAAGGTAAAAAAAGGTATCCTCAATAGAAACGCAACTTACTTAAAGGCAGTTGACAATGTTTCACTATATATAAATAAAGGAGAAACTTTGGGACTTGTTGGTGAATCAGGTTGTGGTAAGAGTACACTTGGAAGAACTGTTATGAAACTTTATGAGCCAACTAGTGGTAAAATCCTTTATAAAGGTGAGGATATAGCTGGATTATCACAAAAGCAAATGATACCTTTTAGAAGAAAGATACAAATGATATTCCAAGATCCGTATGCATCATTAGATCCAAGAATGACAGTTGGAGATATTATTGGAGAAGCTATTGACATTCATAAGTTATCAAGAGGGAAAGAAAGAGAAGAAAGAATTAATTCTCTTTTGAAAACAGTTGGACTTAATAGTGAACACAAAAATAGATATCCTCATGAATTTTCTGGTGGTCAAAGACAAAGAATAGGAATAGCAAGAGCATTAGCTGTTGAACCAGAATTTATCATTTGTGATGAACCGATATCTGCACTTGATGTATCCATTCAAGCTCAAGTTGTAAACATGTTAGAAGATTTGCAACAAGAATTAGGTTTAACATATTTGTTTATAGCTCATGACTTATCAATGGTAAAGCATATTTCTAATAGAATTGGAGTTATGTATCTTGGTAAGCTTGTAGAACTTGCAGATAGTAATGAAGTGTACAATAAACCGCTTCATCCATATACTCAGGCATTGCTTTCAGCAGTTCCAATTCCAGATCCAGAAGTTGCACAAAGCAACCAAAGAATTATTCTTGAAGGCGAACTTCCATCCCCAATAGATCCACCAAGTGGATGTAGATTTAGGACTAGATGTAAGTACGCGAAAGATATTTGTGCACAGCAAGAACCAGAATTTAAAGAAGTGGCTAAGGGACATCATGTAGCTTGTCACTTATACTAA